A region of Rhodoferax potami DNA encodes the following proteins:
- a CDS encoding WbuC family cupin fold metalloprotein, producing MKVFGVDYLNKLTAQAQGNPRKRQHRNIHDSYTDPCQRLFNAIEMGSYIRPHRHATYPRQELLIAVRGSMALVTFDEHGKVAGAVRFGSGTKSEDLAAGAEVQANTWHTVIALEPGCVLLEVKAGPFDPSQPKDLAPWAPDEGSTDALIYLNLLVGLVKINPNLQMSDVGSPFDSKDS from the coding sequence ATGAAAGTCTTTGGCGTCGATTATTTGAACAAGCTGACTGCACAAGCACAAGGAAACCCACGCAAGCGGCAGCATCGCAACATCCATGACAGCTACACAGATCCCTGTCAGCGATTATTCAACGCCATTGAGATGGGCAGCTACATCCGTCCTCATAGGCATGCGACTTATCCGAGACAGGAACTGCTTATTGCTGTTCGTGGGTCGATGGCTTTGGTGACGTTCGATGAGCACGGCAAGGTCGCTGGCGCTGTCCGCTTTGGTTCAGGTACCAAAAGTGAGGATTTGGCCGCTGGTGCTGAAGTACAAGCCAACACGTGGCATACCGTGATTGCCTTAGAGCCTGGCTGCGTTTTACTTGAGGTCAAGGCGGGTCCATTTGACCCTAGCCAGCCTAAGGATCTGGCGCCATGGGCGCCTGATGAAGGTTCAACAGACGCATTGATCTATCTGAACCTGTTGGTTGGTTTGGTTAAGATAAATCCCAATCTGCAGATGTCTGACGTTGGAAGCCCTTTCGACTCCAAGGACAGTTAA
- a CDS encoding IS3 family transposase (programmed frameshift) produces MKKSRFTDSQIMAALKRVEAGLPVPDICRELGISTATFYKWRAKFGGMDTSMMARMKELEDENRRLKKMYLEEKLKAEIANEYLAKKLSRPSRRREMAKEVVQQRGLAIRVACSVFSISESCYRYESKQNAENELIADWLMRLTDNHRNWGFGLCYLYLRNVKSFGWNHKRVYRIYRELELNLRIKPRKRLVREKPEPLAVPEAINQVWSMDFMHDKLEDGRNLRLFNVIDDFNREALGIEVDFSLPSERVIRALKQIISWRGKPQVIRCDNGPENISGTIQNWAEEWGIRFEYIQPGKPQQNAYVERFNRTVRYEWLSQYYWSSIEEVQDFATQWMWSYNHDRPNMALGGFTPMQHLAMAA; encoded by the exons GTGAAGAAGTCGAGATTTACGGATAGCCAGATCATGGCTGCATTGAAGCGTGTTGAAGCCGGTTTGCCGGTTCCTGATATCTGTCGTGAGTTGGGGATCAGCACCGCCACGTTCTACAAGTGGCGTGCCAAGTTTGGTGGCATGGACACATCCATGATGGCCCGCATGAAGGAACTCGAAGACGAGAACCGGCGGCTTAAGAAGATGTATCTGGAAGAGAAACTCAAGGCCGAGATCGCCAACGAGTACCTCGCAAAAAAGT TAAGCCGGCCGTCTCGCCGGCGCGAGATGGCCAAAGAAGTCGTGCAGCAGCGTGGGCTTGCCATACGGGTCGCCTGTTCCGTGTTCTCAATCAGCGAATCCTGCTACCGCTACGAGTCCAAGCAAAACGCTGAGAATGAACTCATCGCTGATTGGTTGATGCGGCTGACGGACAACCACCGCAACTGGGGCTTTGGCCTGTGCTACCTGTATCTGCGCAATGTGAAGAGTTTCGGGTGGAACCATAAACGCGTGTACCGCATCTATCGTGAGCTGGAGTTGAACCTACGTATCAAGCCTAGGAAGCGCTTGGTGCGTGAGAAGCCCGAGCCTTTGGCTGTGCCAGAGGCCATCAATCAGGTCTGGTCGATGGACTTCATGCACGACAAGCTGGAGGACGGCCGTAACCTGCGCTTGTTCAATGTCATCGACGACTTCAACCGTGAGGCGCTGGGCATTGAGGTGGACTTCTCGCTGCCGTCGGAGCGGGTGATCCGAGCATTGAAGCAGATCATTTCCTGGCGTGGCAAGCCGCAAGTGATTCGATGTGACAACGGGCCCGAGAACATCAGTGGCACCATCCAGAACTGGGCCGAGGAATGGGGCATCCGGTTTGAATATATCCAGCCGGGCAAGCCACAGCAGAATGCCTATGTCGAACGGTTTAACAGGACTGTTCGATACGAATGGCTATCCCAGTATTACTGGTCCAGTATTGAAGAAGTTCAGGACTTCGCCACGCAGTGGATGTGGTCCTACAATCACGACCGCCCGAATATGGCCCTGGGCGGTTTCACCCCAATGCAGCACTTGGCCATGGCTGCATAA
- the tnpB gene encoding IS66 family insertion sequence element accessory protein TnpB (TnpB, as the term is used for proteins encoded by IS66 family insertion elements, is considered an accessory protein, since TnpC, encoded by a neighboring gene, is a DDE family transposase.) has product MFFPEGRIRVFLYGQAADMRQSYDGLYALARQGFEVDVLAGHMFVFINRRQTQMKVLYFDRSGWCLWCKRLESGKFSRKGVQGGSGEIDCTALKLMLEGIEVRRRHKRYQHPARR; this is encoded by the coding sequence ATGTTCTTTCCCGAGGGCCGCATTCGCGTGTTCCTGTATGGCCAAGCTGCCGATATGCGCCAGTCCTACGACGGCTTGTACGCTCTGGCACGCCAGGGGTTTGAAGTGGATGTGCTGGCCGGACACATGTTTGTTTTCATCAACCGGCGGCAAACACAGATGAAGGTGCTGTACTTTGACCGCAGCGGCTGGTGCCTGTGGTGCAAGCGTTTGGAGAGCGGCAAGTTCTCCCGTAAAGGCGTTCAAGGCGGCAGTGGCGAGATCGACTGCACGGCGCTCAAACTGATGCTCGAAGGCATCGAAGTGCGCCGACGCCACAAACGCTACCAACACCCTGCGCGGAGGTGA
- the istA gene encoding IS21 family transposase — protein MITNEEYMELKVLRKHRLSLREISVQTGMAVNTVRKYLEGGPPAMKKLPACKSKLDPFKDYLAGRIQAAKPDWIPATVLQREIAAQGYTGSVRILQEYLKELRPQARPDPVVRFETQPGEQMQMDWIEFRKAGHKDGMLAAFVATLGHSRATFAEFVTDMKLETLLACHVRAFESFGGVTREVLYDNMKTVILKRDAYGKNLHQFQGAFADFAHHHGFVPRVCKPYRAKTKGKVERMNGYIRRSFWVPLVASMKQQGLVVDADTANREMRTWLRDVANVRIHGTTGCVPALALQTERAHLLAIPSAYSGRTVRQLQKVTGSGAAVRPIPAAAWRGLQHPLAMYDTLVHNQASAGGRP, from the coding sequence ATGATTACGAACGAGGAGTACATGGAACTCAAGGTATTAAGGAAACACAGGCTGAGCTTGCGCGAGATATCGGTGCAAACTGGTATGGCAGTCAACACGGTGCGTAAGTATTTGGAGGGTGGTCCGCCGGCCATGAAGAAACTGCCGGCATGTAAGAGCAAGCTCGATCCATTCAAGGACTACCTGGCTGGACGTATTCAGGCGGCCAAGCCTGATTGGATTCCAGCAACGGTGCTGCAGCGTGAGATTGCCGCACAGGGGTATACGGGCTCCGTGCGCATCCTGCAGGAGTACCTCAAGGAGTTGCGTCCACAGGCGCGCCCGGATCCGGTTGTGCGGTTCGAGACCCAGCCCGGTGAGCAAATGCAGATGGACTGGATCGAGTTCCGCAAGGCTGGGCATAAAGACGGCATGTTGGCGGCGTTTGTGGCAACGCTGGGCCACAGCCGGGCGACCTTCGCGGAGTTCGTCACAGACATGAAGCTGGAGACACTACTGGCGTGCCATGTCAGGGCGTTCGAGAGCTTTGGTGGAGTCACCCGTGAAGTGCTGTACGACAACATGAAGACCGTCATCCTCAAGCGTGACGCCTACGGCAAGAACCTGCACCAGTTCCAGGGTGCCTTTGCTGACTTTGCGCACCACCATGGCTTTGTGCCGCGGGTGTGCAAGCCCTATCGGGCCAAGACCAAGGGCAAAGTCGAACGCATGAATGGCTACATCCGGCGCAGCTTCTGGGTGCCATTGGTGGCGAGTATGAAGCAGCAAGGCTTGGTGGTGGACGCGGACACAGCCAATCGGGAAATGCGCACCTGGCTGCGTGACGTTGCCAATGTGCGGATCCACGGAACCACTGGGTGTGTGCCGGCACTGGCTTTGCAAACTGAGCGCGCACATCTGCTGGCCATCCCCAGCGCCTACAGTGGGCGAACAGTGCGTCAATTACAAAAAGTCACCGGTAGCGGCGCAGCAGTCCGGCCAATTCCAGCCGCGGCATGGCGAGGCCTGCAGCATCCTCTGGCGATGTATGACACGCTGGTGCACAACCAAGCCTCAGCAGGAGGACGACCATGA